One Dermacentor albipictus isolate Rhodes 1998 colony chromosome 10, USDA_Dalb.pri_finalv2, whole genome shotgun sequence genomic window, TGAGAAACAATATTGAACTTGCACAAGTGCACTGCAAACGAcctccaataattttttttttgcttgcagaGTTGTCAAAACTTTCGATGTTACCATATAGAGTAGGTGGTTTCTCCGCTGATTTTAATGAGGGCTTCCTCAATCTAGGTGTGCGGGTTTGCGTGCAATTACACATCAGTGGCTGCACACACCATGATAAATTACTAGGCAATCCGTATCAACAAATTGTAGCGCAGAAAAGCATGGTAAGAAGAAGCGAGACAAGAAACGAGTGATCGACTTTCTGACTGCTCTGGCTTTGAAGCTGACTGCCCATCTTAGATAGACGCCTGTAGTTGCAGGAAAGTCAAGTTGCAAGCGCGAGCCCGCATGATACTTTGAAAAAAACATGGGAACGAGTACTCAGTTCACTAGGTCATGCCTTTGGTTCGCTTCATAAAATACCAGAATGTGGCTTAGAAGGTAGACACGGGTGGCGCTTTTTTTCGTGTTTGCAGTCAGTTGGTCGCTAGAGTTCCACATAGGCGTTAATATATTGACTGGCGGAATTGTACGGTGCCCTTGAATAACTGCGGGAGCACTCATCGCAGGATGCGACACCGGCTTTGGGTACATGCTTGCCACGCAGCTAGCTGATGAGGGATTCTTCGTGTACGCCGGATGCTTGGACGAAGatggtgacggctcgaagttacTGAAGAGGACGACGAACATCCGGGTTTTACAAATGGACGTCACGAAGGATGAAGAAGTCGCTCGAGCTTTCCAGATTGTACAGGAGACTCTCGGTGGGAAGCGTAAGCAAATCTTATTGACACTCGCACATGCGTCGTCTGCAATTATTGGCTTAGCATGAAATTCGACGCTAGCCTTTGTTCTGttcttttcattttgcttttgTCTTTGACCGTCCCCTTAAAAGACTGCATTTTATCCATCGAATTTTTTTTAGTGTACCAAAGTACGGAAGGGAGGAACAGTAGCCAAACAAGGAATGCGACTGCCGCCGTCGCTTCGACAAgggaaattaaaataaattatggggctttacgggccaaaaccactttatgattatgaagTACGCcatagtggagtactccggaaatttagaccaccaggggttctttaacgtgcacctaaatctaagtacacgggtgtttataagcacatcgaaatgcggccgctgtggccgggattcgatcccgcgacctcgtgctcaacagcccaacaccatagccactgaacaaccccGGCGGATTGTCATGGGAACTTGTCGGCTTCAGGGCAGCAACTGGTTTCCCTAGTAACAATATTTTTACGCATAGCCTACGTTCTCCCACCTTCAATTGAGGAGGGGGAGTAGAATAGGCTGGTGCCCAAAGCAGTGTTCAAGAAGCATAACACAGGGGGTGGGGGGAGTTACATATGATGATAACAAGCGATTAGGTATACGGTACTGCTGCAGCTTCTTCCAAGAAGTAGGGGTGACAAAAAATTAACCCACGATTACGACactacctaatgcgaaattttagcgcagctgtatacgtattttcatttcgaGGTGTATTGTCTGGCGTGGACAATTTTTATTGTGCGGCActttgcaaatggagcgaagtgtggcgcgactgcctcgctaatccggAGATGgcgagagccagcacgtgggtcgCGCGTGGGCGAGAttcaccgccaccgccaccggaAAATCTGCCAGACCACgcgcgctaccctggcgccatctcgtagcgatcgtcgccgcactttcttctcacgctttcacaataccctcctccgctttttGCCTCGGGGTTCCGCTGCCCCCTCTtcgccgctttcctcctcgcctctttcatcccccgctgcgatCCGCGTTCGCTTTCGATCTTtcactgcgctcgttcgctcggttacgccgccgacgccgacgttcgccgaaggaacgggcgcctaagagctgcgcgtTTAAATGGCTTACTTGCGCCAGCTTATTCTCCTCTTCTTCCCCACTGAGTGTGGAGGCCAGTGAGCTACGCGCATGCAAGCGCTGCTAGAGAAAGCACTTGATGCCCTGACGAAGACGAGTTTCGTTGTCGAAACATTGCCTTCAGCGGCATTGCCTGTTTGGCCACTGCTTATCGCTTCAGACCTCTATCTACCAGTTTGTGTGCGCCTGCgcgtgtgcgtgagagagagggTAGGGGAAGATGCTATGAAGAGGTAGTCGAAAACTCGCAGGGACGCGATTAGGAATGCAACACAAACATGCCACGAAAGCGACTAATTGCATTACCCACAGTAATATCAATAATATCGATAGTCGGCACGCTTAACGGAACAGATTACTGCACAGAAGACAGCATTCAGCGTAAATGAGTTTGTGCTCAGTGTTCCTGAGACTGTTTTCTATGGCGTACTCTGAGTAAGACTGAAATGTTCGAACCTGTAGGAGCAAGCaattctctctatttttttttcttcactcccAAAACGtattcccccctccccttcccagGTACACTCCTTTCGGGAAGTATGATAACTCTGAAAAACAGTGTTGAACGTAGGTCAAGCAAGCAGTTTCCGGAACCGCATTGCTCTAGCGGTGTCTTTCTAAAGACTAAACTTCCATTATTGTTTTTTGATCCTGTCTGTCTATTTCCATGTACTACGTGCCGCTCTTGCCTTTCACGGATTCGGTGACTGACCCAACCACGAGCGATTGTGATCCTGTCGTTGCGCTATATTCCCTGCGAAAATGCAGATCTGTGGGCAGTGGTCGCCAACGCCGGGGTCGGCAGCATTGGCTACATCGAGTATCAGCCCTTGAGACGCATTCGCTCCGTGTTCGATGTCAACACGTTCGGCGCCCTCTCCGTGTCTGCCACCTTcctgccgctgctcaagaaggcTCGCGGAAGGCTCGTCCTGGTCACCAGCATTTTGGGTCTGTAGTGCCCGTTTCGTTCTAGCAAGCATGCTTCCAATTCTTTGGCTGTATCGAATGCACTGCGTGAATCTTGGCCACCAGTATCTGAGCGCCTTACAACAGCGTGGAGAGAAGAAATCAGTGAGCTtgggcgcatgcgcacaaagtttaTCACGGAGCGCAAGTGTTGTCTGCAAGGCCCTTTCTACGAGCAGGACGCGGTCGTTGCTGTTGGTAATTTGGTGGTCGGCATTTTTGCCGATCGGAAATAGCAAAAGATCATACGCAGTGCGAGttgttttatctttttttttccttggtaaTATGTTGCTACAATGCGCGTGCACAGAGGATAAATGAATGAAACTGGCAAAGCTGTGATGCAGACGAACGCGGCCATACTGCACACACCCTGGCTATCTCCAATCCATCCCTAAGCTGGCCATCGAGTTGACCGTGGCAAGGCCTGTGGCTTCATTGTGGTAAGAACCTAAATGACGATGCCTGCAGTTGGGGTAAACTAAGTCGTGGCCGTAAAATTAGTTTTGCTCTTTTTATCCACGTGCGTTCGGCCTACGGCGGCTTCTGGCAAAGTTGTCGTCTGTTTTGCGCAGGTCGAATGACTCTTCCCGAGTGCCTCACCTACTGCATGTCCAAGAGTGCCTGCACCTCGCTCGCCGACGGCCTCCGACGTCAGTATCTCAACAGGGGCGTTCACGTGTGCACTGTAGAGCCCGCTGCCTACAGGTTTGTTCGTGGATTGCCGAGTTTTCGATCAGCCTAGTAGCCTTACCAGTTGGGTAAACTGAGCGAGTTGGTACGTGTTCATGTTTAACTTTTCAATGCCAAAGTTACACAGGAACGGAAGAAGCATCATAAGACACGAGCACTGACTATCAACTGAACGTTTATATTGAAGGAAGGGTTGAAGAAAACAACTATAACACTGAATTCGCATGTGTATGAGCTAAGGTTTTCGTGGATGGAGGGCGTAACTTGCGTTACAATGTCGTAGAAACATAATAAACACTACTCGTGGCCAAAAAAATAGACACGGACACATCACTAGCCCTTGTCATCTAGGAAGCGTACCTCTCTGTCATGCAATAATACTTAGGGCTGGCTCACATGCGTCGTCCCGTTCTTCTTCACATGCCACTGCTAATGGAATCTTCTGCTCACTTAGGCGTCGTGAGTGAACACAATAGGTACAAGATTTAAATCCAGCGCATAGCCGCAGTCGCGGCAGCGCATAGCGAAGTGGGACCTCCATACTGTTCCCTCGAATGATTGTTGCTGCTCTTATAGGCGCTTTCTATTCTAGTATTTTATAGTAATCTTACCTTGGCTAGAAGTGGACTTATCAAGCCAAGGACAGTGCTGCGCATTAACCCTTAAGTGACGGCGCATAATAATACCTGATCGAAATGTTTATTTTCCATCTAAATGTGCACAACGCGTCAAGCACAAGCATAatcaatgaaagaaagaaatattttgcgCAAACATTGAAAGTGGAGAACGCCAGGCAGGAAATTGCAAGTGGGTTTCACTCCAATCCACCTTGTACAGACAGCTCTTGTCATGTGTGAACCACAGGCGTACATTTCTATTGCTTTACATCACCTTTGTGACACCACTGCCTCAGCATATCTTGCATCAGGCTGTCTCCTTCGGCCGTGCTTTCAAAGGAAAGGTAGTCTTGTACAAAACTCCGTTCCCATTTGGTGTTCCTGCTCTAAATCAACAAAATTACACCTGCTGCCTGTCATTCGGTGTTGGCTGATGGCGTTTAACGAGAAACTTCGCATTTAATTCCGAAACCGAGCTAGAAATAAGCGCGTGCTAACATGTCGCATGTAGGCAAGACTCCTCAGTAAAGGGTTAGGCTATGGACAAACGCTGCGTGTTCTTGTTTACAGAACGGCGATGATGGACCATGCGAAGATGGAAGAGACTTACGACCGCGACATGGCGCTGCTCCCGGAAAGCGTTCGCAGCGCCATCAACGAGCTGTCCGTCGCGCGCTCTAAGCACAGGGCGGATGTTCTCCACTCCTTCATCATGAGAGACAGCGCGCAGGAGGCAGTGGACGCCATGAAGCGGGCCGTGCGGGAGCGACTTCCTCGCACGGCTTACAAACCCGGCGGACTCTCGGACGCCGTCATACGGTGGTTCTGCGACATGGCGCCGACAGACATGGTCGACGAAGCCATCGACGCGGCGCGCAGTATAGCGATGCTCATAAAGAGGAAGTAGGAGCACGCGCCTTCCATCCGGTTCCCGACTAGAGGGAAACGGGCCCTCTCTTCCAAAAACAATAATGTCGGTGAAACCATCGACGAAGGTGGTCGATGCAAATGAATAGCTGAACGTTTCTACAAAGCTATTTGCTTTAGTGAAGGAATGATCAGTTTGGAAGGGGCGTAGTTGTTGCCGCGAGGATATTGAGGTAGCGTTTATCGTTTCGTTCCGTAATTTTGCGAGGAAGAGACCCGCTAACCGTTTATTCTGCAGAAGTAGTCCAGGTATAGCCACTTATACTTCGGCTGAGTAATATACGTGGTTCTACGAATAGGCTTATTTGTCATATTGGTGTCGTCTCCGGCGGTACCTAAGGCCACTGCCATTCTCCTCTCCCGGCGCTGGAACCCTTTCCCGCAACCGTCGATGAAGGAGAGCGTGGTGGGGAAAGAAGAGGGCTTTCCTTACCGAGTGCTCCACCGCAGCATCTAAACCTTCAGACGCCAAAAGCTACCGCACGACAACACGTTCCTCTCAAAGATCGATACAGTGGGTTTTGGGCAACGAACGCGCTGTGCCATTCGGTTGCGCGACATCACGCGCCTATTGTATGGGCGGCTTAAGGGCGACCAGTGCCGAGCCCCACAAGAACGAACGAAACAGCCAAATAAGCCTACTCACTAAAATATCTTCCTTTCATCGAATGCAACAGGGACCACTGCGCAAATACAACACAGAGAAATATGAACGGTTTACACGCTTCTTCACGTCGGTATATCAAGATTCACTTCCCAGCCACTTGAGGACTTCACTTGAGGCGCGTAACCTGACTAGGACGGTCTTGCAGTAATCAAGTGGCATCTCCTTCCACAACGCCAGAAACAAAGTAGATGACGATTCACGATGACCGGGTTTGCATATTCATAGACATTGAGCAGTCCATCAACGGTTATGAAATGAATGGGACGGGGAAGGGGTCTTGACATCTACTTCAGGGATGCCAAAGAAGCAACTCTAGGAATACAGGGGAGGCATACTGTAAAACTCCACCAAgtagacatgtccatttcgtctactGTAGAAGTTGTGTTTGGCTGGGCTGCTCTGCGCGTCTGAAGCATAAGCCGCCATAGCCAATGAGCACTTGAGCAACAGGCTAAATTGACATGCAGACCCTTACAATATAGCTCCCCTGGTCTCCTAGACTGCGTCGTCTCGTTCACGCTGGCCTCCTGGCACGAGAGGTCATGCCTGATCAACGTAGTGGAGCCGTCTGATCAGGTGAGCGCATCTTGAGAGCGGCCAGTGCCATTGGGCTCGTCCGTTATGTTGCGATAGCACTTTGTACACTCCAGGCACacttttgtcgtcgtcgtcgccgtgatgttctgcataaagtacaagggcgataacaccgtcccCGAGCGCCGTATGCACTATGTGCGAGTGACAGCGTGCGCGAGTGAGCCGATGATAGCGACTCAATCTGAAGTCGCGCTAAAAGCTCCAGAGGGAGGGGAAGgtaggggggggaggggtgttcgTACTCCTGGCGGCCCGGGCGGCCACGCGCAACCGCACCGGCCGCTGTATCTTCAAAGTAATCTGGGACGGGGAGAGAGTCCGCCGTGCGCTGTTTTCGCGGCATaattcgcgttgatgcgagacgatgagcgaaggccaattcgctcgctgctgcggccgcacttcctcactccatcgttttgacagcgatttcccacggtcatcgagtgagatgggatcatgtttccttgtgcactcgtgaaaccatgcttgttaatttattgaCTACACCTATGTTTACACGTTCATAGTGCCAATAAAACTAGTATCCTTCTACGCGGTGCTTCGCCTTTTGCGTGGAACTGCGACttttaaaaaaaaacggtaaTACGTGTAGGTATCGAAAATACTCAGCCAAACATTTTTCGTTTCACGTAGAAGTCATGACCGTCTGATCGAATAGTTTAGCTGCAGCTTTAGAATTGTGCTATAGGTCCCAGGAAGTTTTAAAAATGTCTTGcagcttaaaataaacacgttgTATATGTGTTGTCGTTTTCATGGCTGTTCCCAAAAATAAACACTGAAACCAGCAAAGACGTGTGCATTCATTTGCTCTTTCGGGCTTCTGTGTCCTACATGCTTTAATATGTCCTGTATTGTCCACTCTTAAAAGGAACACTAAATTGTAGTGTTTCGGTTGTGACTACAAGTAATTATTGACACAAATGCGTTGGAAATATTTTTTCCTATTAGTGGTTTAATTAACGAGCGGCATAAGAACATTTATTATGAAGCTGATGATACATTCAATTTATGTTGCTCTGAACAATAACTGGCTGTTCTCTTTTTAAGTTTCCCGCAGTGTACAATCATCAGCGTGTAATCACGTAAATGGCTGCTGAAAATGCCGGCTTGACTCAAGCAGGAATGACGCACAGGAATAATGGACAACCATTTCGGCAACAGTGCATTCCGCTAACCATAAAAAGAACGTTAGATTCAGTCAGTGTTTCCTACTGCCGAAAATTGTTGCCACTGATCTCATGATATGCAGCGCTTCGTCCATCATTTCAGCAGGAAGCAGGTCGATCAACAACCGGTACATGTGGTCCACTATGCCACCAGCAGTGTAGTGGGCCTTAGGCAACCGATCAAGCGTGGCCCTCCTGATGACTTCGACGGCTTCCCCGCAGTCATCCCGAAGAAACCATGACAAGAGGACTCGCGTTCTACTTTTCAGACGCTGCACGAACTGCTCGTCGATCGTTGAGCGAGTCTTTTCAGGCAGCTGCTGCAGGTCGGCGTCCATTGCCTTTTCCAGTACGGCGTGATCGGCCACGGGAGTCCTGAAACGTAAGGCAATGTAAGCAGAATTGCGGTAACAGCTGCTTTTTCGAGGAGGAAGGCTAATTATTAATCGATACATTTATCTGATTATTACAAATGCTTTCGAGGCCCGAAGGGTTTAGAGAAGGTTAGGCACATATAAGAGTGTGCAGAAAATTTATAACTATGAAAAAGCAAATTGTATGGGCAGTTCTCAAGCTTGTAGTGTCATTAATGGTAGCGAGGGAGACGACAAAAGTGGTTCCACTCACTATAGCTCTTTGAGACGACAAAGCTGTACAGGTTACCTCGGAAAGATGCGACATCAACTTTGCATCTGATACCGCGGTATGCGATGAAACGTACGTAGGTCGATAAAATAGATTGATTTTATTAAACAGTTGACTCTAATGATAGGTGGAAAAGAGACGGAAACGGCATCGTTCAGCCTAAAATAGAAGTTTTCACAAATACAAATGGGCATTAGACAACAAACGCTAAATCCCACTAGTCTGGCAAACCATACTTCCAAAACTAAATTTAGCTCATTTGGTCGCAAAAATATTGATTACTAAATGGGCACGGGAAGGCCTAACTTTCATCAACTGCTTAAATAGCAGCAATCGTGCGTCAGTGGGACGTCATAGACTCTAAAGAATGTTGCAGTAATTTTTCCATTACGGGCGCAGTAAGCGATAGTGGAATTTCTTATCTTGCACATTTGTTTCTTCAGAATCCAACGTGTCAGGTATTTCCTTCCGTTAACAAGAGCCCCTAAATGCTGTCAAAATCACGATACCACAGCCAGTTGAAGCTGAAACTTCAGGTCGGAGTCACCATCGGTCCTTCCGTTTGGCGTATTTTCTGAGAAGCCTCCCTCTCGTTTAAACAGGAGATCTTCTAACAACAGAAGTACCAATTTACTAATAAAGCAAAATTTAACAGTATTCTTTAGTGGCGCTTTGAGTGCCACCACAAAACAGGCCATACATGAGCAATCGACAATGATTAGAACGATGACGGCACGATGGTGACAAAGGCTCGTACGCGTATTATCCCCGTATCCCCATATGCGTAATAAGACACTGCCAAAAAGAAAACTGAACCTTACGTGATGTACTATTCATGAATTCGACATTCAGGCTAACCTGTAACCCGTCGGTTCAACGGTGCAGACGTGGACGCCCTTGGAGTAGAACTGCCGCCGGAGCCCATCAGCCAGGGATATGGAGGCCCGCTTGGATATGCAATACGTCAAGCACTCTGGTACAGATAACCTTGCTGTCGTTGCGGAAATATAAACAAAAACACAACAAGGCGAACAAGTGATATTTTATGACTTTTCGTACATGATAATTCAACAACTCACTCATACGTAACTGCTGCTTCGCTACCGATGGCCAAAAGACTTCTTTGTCGGTAGGGCGACTTACACATGGTGTATGGTGCCTGCAGTTTACGGAGGCCGTGGGCGCTCTGATATGCGGCTATGTTTTCGCGTAACTTACAGTCCATATCCGGTTCAAGCATATCTTTctcaaacgaaaataacaagaGTTTTTTAGTATGCGGGAACATTAGAGAATACCTATATCGCAAATGATGCCACACTACGTAGAAGTCTTACTCATTCCATAAAAGTGAATTTCAATCAATAAAATGATTGCATGCTGCGACGGGAGAAAACGCTTCTTACAAAGAATGAGCAGAATGAGGGGATCCAGCGGGTCCGATATTTGTTAGACGCAAGGATACGAAGTAGTAGACAGTGGTGCCAGATAAAGGCATAAAGAGAATAACATGGTTATCTTTAAGTGAAATGAAGACATGTTAAGGAAAAGGGGAATGTAAGTGcatgaaaagataacttgccaTATCTGGGGACCTAATCCTAATCTTTCGCAGTAACTGTCAGGGGCTTTAGCAGTTGGGTTACCGTTGTCTTGATTGTTTGCCTGTGCGGTCAGGattagccctgggagtgtta contains:
- the LOC135912212 gene encoding short-chain dehydrogenase/reductase family 9C member 7-like, which codes for MLATQLADEGFFVYAGCLDEDGDGSKLLKRTTNIRVLQMDVTKDEEVARAFQIVQETLGGKHLWAVVANAGVGSIGYIEYQPLRRIRSVFDVNTFGALSVSATFLPLLKKARGRLVLVTSILGRMTLPECLTYCMSKSACTSLADGLRRQYLNRGVHVCTVEPAAYRTAMMDHAKMEETYDRDMALLPESVRSAINELSVARSKHRADVLHSFIMRDSAQEAVDAMKRAVRERLPRTAYKPGGLSDAVIRWFCDMAPTDMVDEAIDAARSIAMLIKRK